In the genome of Gemmatimonadales bacterium, one region contains:
- a CDS encoding HPF/RaiA family ribosome-associated protein, whose product MFIQLNTDASIDGTKALEAQVHAVVQGALEHLSQHITRVEVHLSDTNGDTKGGPADMRCLLEARPAGHQPVAVSHQAATVDEALDGAADKLKRSLDSLLGRLAKY is encoded by the coding sequence ATGTTCATTCAACTCAACACCGACGCCAGTATCGACGGGACCAAGGCGCTTGAGGCGCAGGTCCACGCCGTCGTGCAGGGTGCCCTCGAGCACCTGAGCCAGCATATCACCCGCGTGGAAGTCCACCTCTCCGACACCAACGGTGACACCAAGGGTGGCCCGGCCGACATGCGCTGCCTGCTGGAGGCCCGGCCTGCCGGCCACCAGCCCGTCGCGGTCAGCCATCAAGCCGCTACCGTTGATGAGGCCCTCGACGGCGCCGCCGACAAGTTGAAGCGATCCCTCGACAGCCTTCTCGGACGACTGGCGAAGTACTAG
- a CDS encoding 6-bladed beta-propeller yields MNPASARATATFAFLLAAACGDNAHDQGTTAITDSAGVTLAVAPATDHPLGWAMTERFRLGGADEGPGSFTNANAFTTGTDQAGNIYVLDGQQSRVEVFSPTGNHIRFLGRPGGGPGEFQFPISFFVSPAGVANVYDGSKQALVRWDANGDLLPLLSLQGASAQLPRAYGDTLIFTQGDRSDTEFTTRLLVVVGSDTTILTSQSAPNGTMVQFSCVSFIQPPVFTPRLQWSSNGQVVASTRQTPYQVDIYQGDSLVRSIRRPIPPKPTSVDDVARLYPDGMTVRFGGGGACTIPASEIMEKQGVAPSLPQIRSLVLDPQGRLWVERYTFDDEVALVDLFDAEGRYQGTLSDTGLPLGFIGTDVILFAKEDPDTGVQQVVAYQVTEA; encoded by the coding sequence GTGAATCCTGCGTCCGCCCGTGCCACCGCCACCTTCGCCTTCCTCCTTGCCGCCGCCTGCGGCGACAATGCCCACGACCAGGGCACGACGGCCATCACCGACTCCGCCGGCGTCACGCTGGCGGTCGCGCCCGCCACGGACCACCCCCTGGGCTGGGCCATGACGGAACGCTTCCGCCTCGGCGGGGCCGACGAGGGCCCGGGCAGCTTCACCAACGCCAACGCCTTCACGACCGGCACCGACCAGGCCGGCAACATCTACGTCCTCGACGGGCAGCAGTCCCGGGTCGAGGTCTTCTCTCCCACCGGCAACCACATCCGGTTCCTCGGCCGCCCGGGGGGCGGGCCAGGAGAATTCCAGTTCCCGATCTCCTTCTTCGTCTCCCCGGCCGGGGTGGCCAACGTCTATGACGGGAGCAAGCAGGCGCTGGTCCGCTGGGACGCGAACGGCGACCTGCTGCCGCTGCTTTCCCTCCAGGGCGCGAGCGCCCAGCTGCCCCGCGCCTATGGCGACACCCTGATCTTCACCCAGGGCGATCGCTCCGACACGGAATTCACCACGCGCCTCCTCGTGGTGGTCGGCTCCGACACCACCATCCTGACTTCGCAATCGGCGCCCAACGGCACGATGGTACAGTTCTCCTGCGTGAGCTTCATCCAGCCCCCGGTCTTTACGCCGAGACTGCAGTGGAGCAGCAACGGCCAGGTGGTGGCGAGCACCCGCCAGACACCGTACCAGGTGGACATCTACCAGGGCGACAGCCTGGTCCGGAGCATTCGCCGGCCGATTCCGCCCAAGCCGACGTCGGTGGACGACGTGGCGCGGCTCTACCCCGACGGGATGACGGTGCGCTTCGGCGGGGGTGGCGCATGCACCATTCCCGCCAGCGAGATCATGGAGAAACAGGGCGTCGCCCCGTCGCTGCCGCAGATCCGCTCGCTGGTCCTTGATCCGCAGGGCCGGCTGTGGGTGGAGCGATACACCTTCGACGACGAGGTGGCGCTGGTCGATCTCTTCGACGCCGAGGGCCGGTACCAAGGCACCCTCTCCGACACAGGGCTCCCGCTCGGCTTCATTGGCACCGACGTGATCCTGTTCGCGAAGGAGGACCCGGATACCGGAGTGCAGCAAGTGGTGGCCTACCAGGTGACGGAAGCGTGA
- the purE gene encoding 5-(carboxyamino)imidazole ribonucleotide mutase, protein MKRQKPLVAILMGSDSDWPTLQPAAEACAEFGVATEVRVVSAHRTPDDMARFAKSAYRRGLRVLIAGAGGAAHLPGMLASHTPLPVIGVPVEATCMQGLDALLSIVQMPAGVPVATVAVGGGRNAGLLAVQMLATGDAALYRRLVRFKQTLARASRAKNRRLQTLRTDTGSG, encoded by the coding sequence ATGAAGCGCCAGAAACCGCTGGTCGCCATTCTCATGGGCAGTGATTCGGATTGGCCGACGCTCCAGCCGGCCGCGGAGGCCTGTGCGGAATTCGGGGTCGCCACCGAGGTTCGCGTGGTGTCCGCCCACCGGACTCCCGACGACATGGCGCGGTTCGCAAAGTCGGCCTATCGGCGCGGCCTGCGGGTGCTGATCGCCGGCGCCGGCGGTGCGGCGCATCTGCCGGGGATGCTGGCCAGCCACACACCGCTCCCGGTCATCGGGGTGCCCGTGGAGGCGACGTGCATGCAGGGACTCGACGCGCTGCTCTCGATCGTCCAGATGCCGGCCGGGGTCCCCGTGGCCACGGTCGCCGTCGGGGGCGGCCGCAACGCCGGGCTGCTGGCAGTCCAGATGCTCGCCACCGGGGACGCGGCGCTCTATCGGCGCCTGGTGCGCTTCAAGCAGACACTCGCCCGCGCGTCGCGCGCGAAGAACCGCCGCCTGCAGACGCTGCGGACGGATACCGGAAGCGGCTGA
- a CDS encoding LysR family transcriptional regulator — MDPTTPRLNYHHLHYFWAVAREGNLTRAARRLGVAQSALSTQIKTLEDRLGQALFIRQGRTLVLSEAGRIALEYADTIVGAGDELVATLREGRRQERLVLRVGAVATLSRNFQEEFLAPVLGTPDVVLMLQSGSLRELLARLGTHTVDLVLANRRVQEDTGTAWRCRRIARQQVSLVGPRRRRRPFRFPDDLANTPMVLPSREHEFRSAFDLICEQRGITLSVVAEVDDMAMLRLLARDLGAVALVPTVVVRDELQSGALHEYCTVPDLYEEFFALTVRRQFQHPLLRSLLDRPESAVLATA, encoded by the coding sequence ATGGACCCGACCACTCCCCGGCTCAACTACCACCACCTGCACTACTTCTGGGCCGTCGCCCGGGAAGGCAACCTCACGCGCGCCGCGCGCCGGCTGGGCGTGGCGCAGTCGGCGCTGTCCACCCAGATCAAGACGCTCGAGGACCGGCTCGGCCAGGCGCTCTTTATCCGCCAGGGGCGGACCCTCGTGCTCAGCGAGGCGGGGCGCATCGCGCTGGAGTACGCCGACACTATCGTGGGTGCCGGCGACGAGCTGGTGGCCACGTTGCGCGAGGGGCGGCGGCAGGAACGGCTGGTGCTTCGGGTGGGGGCAGTGGCCACCCTCTCGCGCAACTTCCAGGAGGAGTTCCTCGCCCCGGTCCTCGGGACGCCGGACGTCGTCCTGATGCTGCAGTCGGGATCCCTGCGCGAACTCCTGGCCCGTCTGGGCACCCATACCGTCGACCTCGTCCTGGCGAATCGCCGGGTACAGGAAGACACCGGGACGGCCTGGCGGTGCCGGCGCATCGCGCGACAGCAGGTAAGCCTCGTGGGTCCCCGGCGGCGCCGGCGCCCGTTCCGGTTTCCCGACGACCTCGCCAACACCCCCATGGTGCTGCCCAGTCGGGAGCACGAATTCCGGTCGGCGTTCGATCTGATTTGCGAACAGCGGGGTATCACCCTGTCGGTGGTGGCGGAGGTCGACGACATGGCCATGCTGCGGCTCCTGGCGCGCGACCTCGGGGCGGTCGCCCTGGTGCCGACGGTGGTCGTGCGGGACGAGCTGCAGTCGGGAGCGCTGCACGAGTACTGCACGGTGCCCGACCTCTACGAGGAGTTCTTCGCGCTCACCGTGCGGCGCCAGTTCCAGCACCCGCTGCTCCGCTCACTGCTCGATCGTCCCGAATCGGCGGTCCTGGCCACGGCCTAG
- the purK gene encoding 5-(carboxyamino)imidazole ribonucleotide synthase, with product MYETFDGDILAFSAGGKATVGVGPRLGIIGGGQLARMTAMAALQLGCDVIILERNRYSPAATLGTHSLVGDWSDAGALQALADGADVIALENEFVDAGALAALEARGHLVLPSAGAMALVQDKLRQKEALAAAGVPIPRLSAASTPADVVAAGEAWGWPLLLKARRNGYDGKGNVTVRSAAEVQAGWDRLGGGTGGGLFVEEYCDFTAELALIVVRGRNGESARYPVVETVQRNHVCHLVRVPAAVPDGIADRAADLAERAVEATGLVGAVGVEMFLLPDGRIVLNELAPRVHNSGHYTIEGCETSQFENHVRAVLGWPLGSTRLLAPAAVMVNLLGAHRSPGRPVGLEQALAVPGAHVHLYGKAMSGPGRKMGHVTAVGADLAEVEARASRAAAAIHFGEATS from the coding sequence ATGTACGAAACCTTCGACGGCGACATCCTGGCATTCTCCGCCGGGGGCAAGGCGACCGTGGGCGTCGGCCCCCGGCTCGGCATCATCGGCGGCGGCCAGCTGGCACGCATGACGGCGATGGCGGCCCTGCAACTCGGCTGCGATGTCATCATTCTCGAACGCAATCGCTACAGCCCCGCGGCGACGCTGGGCACACACTCGCTGGTCGGCGACTGGAGTGACGCCGGCGCCCTCCAGGCGCTGGCCGATGGCGCCGACGTGATCGCGCTCGAGAACGAATTTGTCGACGCCGGCGCGCTCGCGGCGCTGGAAGCACGCGGGCACCTCGTGCTGCCCTCAGCCGGCGCCATGGCCCTCGTGCAGGACAAGTTGCGGCAGAAGGAGGCGCTCGCCGCCGCCGGGGTGCCGATTCCCCGGCTGTCCGCCGCGTCCACTCCGGCCGATGTCGTCGCCGCCGGCGAGGCGTGGGGCTGGCCCCTCCTGCTGAAGGCCCGCCGGAACGGGTACGACGGCAAGGGGAACGTCACCGTCCGCTCGGCCGCCGAGGTACAGGCAGGGTGGGACCGCTTGGGAGGCGGCACGGGGGGTGGGCTCTTCGTCGAGGAGTACTGCGATTTCACGGCGGAACTGGCCCTCATCGTGGTCCGCGGGCGGAACGGGGAGTCGGCACGGTACCCCGTGGTGGAAACCGTCCAGCGCAACCATGTGTGCCACCTGGTGCGGGTGCCGGCGGCCGTGCCTGATGGCATCGCCGACCGGGCCGCGGACCTCGCCGAGCGCGCGGTGGAGGCGACCGGCCTGGTCGGGGCAGTGGGGGTCGAAATGTTCCTGCTGCCGGATGGCCGCATCGTGCTGAACGAGCTCGCGCCGCGGGTGCACAACTCCGGGCACTACACCATCGAGGGATGCGAGACTTCCCAATTCGAGAACCATGTGCGCGCCGTCCTGGGCTGGCCGCTGGGATCGACGCGTCTCCTGGCGCCCGCGGCCGTCATGGTCAACCTGCTGGGCGCGCACCGGAGCCCGGGCCGGCCCGTCGGGCTGGAGCAGGCGCTGGCGGTGCCCGGCGCCCACGTGCACCTCTACGGCAAGGCGATGAGCGGACCGGGGCGGAAGATGGGCCATGTGACCGCCGTCGGCGCCGACCTGGCCGAGGTGGAAGCCCGCGCCTCGCGCGCGGCCGCCGCCATTCACTTCGGGGAGGCAACATCATGA
- the aqpZ gene encoding aquaporin Z translates to MRKYAAEFVGTFWLVLGGCGSAVLAAAFPDVGIGLLGVSFAFGLTLLTMAYAIGHISGCHINPAVSIGLWAGGRFPAKELLPYIVAQVLGGLVAGGVLYLIASGQAGFDVSAGFASNGYGAHSPGGYSLMAAAITEVVMTMMFLLIIMGATDKRAPQGFAPIAIGLGLTLVHLFSVPVTNASVNPARSTGVALYVGGWATSQLWLFWVAPIIGGVLGAVVYRFIAEDAK, encoded by the coding sequence ATGCGGAAGTACGCCGCGGAGTTTGTCGGGACATTCTGGCTGGTACTCGGTGGATGCGGCAGCGCGGTCCTGGCCGCGGCCTTTCCCGATGTGGGCATCGGACTGCTGGGTGTGTCGTTCGCCTTTGGCCTGACGTTGCTCACGATGGCCTACGCCATCGGGCACATCTCCGGGTGTCATATCAATCCGGCCGTGTCCATCGGGCTCTGGGCCGGTGGCCGTTTCCCCGCCAAGGAGTTGCTGCCCTACATCGTCGCACAGGTCCTGGGTGGCCTGGTGGCCGGCGGCGTCCTCTATCTCATCGCGAGCGGCCAGGCCGGCTTCGACGTCTCCGCGGGCTTTGCCTCCAACGGCTACGGTGCCCACTCGCCGGGCGGCTACTCCCTGATGGCAGCGGCCATCACCGAAGTGGTCATGACCATGATGTTCCTCCTCATCATCATGGGCGCCACGGACAAGCGGGCCCCGCAGGGCTTCGCGCCGATTGCCATCGGGCTCGGCCTGACCCTGGTGCACCTGTTCAGCGTGCCGGTCACCAACGCCTCGGTGAATCCCGCGCGCAGCACCGGTGTCGCCCTGTATGTCGGTGGGTGGGCCACCTCGCAGCTCTGGCTCTTCTGGGTGGCCCCCATCATCGGCGGCGTGCTCGGCGCGGTGGTCTACCGGTTCATTGCGGAGGACGCCAAGTAA
- a CDS encoding hemolysin III family protein, protein MQRAQSRGEEIANSVSHGVGFVAAVAVLPVLAVNALQHGSTALVGALVFGVSAALLYLTSTLYHALTPVRAKQIFRVLDHGAIYVLIAGTYTPFMLGVLRGPIGWSLLGAIWVLAIFGIVLKARGGIRYPRFSTALYLGMGWLIIVAAKPFLEAVPVPGLLWLAAGGLAYTAGVGFYAASRLPYRHFVWHLFVLAGTACHVVAVLRYAA, encoded by the coding sequence GTGCAACGCGCGCAGTCTCGCGGGGAGGAAATTGCCAACAGCGTCAGCCATGGCGTCGGTTTCGTCGCGGCGGTGGCCGTCCTGCCGGTGCTCGCGGTCAACGCGCTGCAGCATGGCTCCACGGCCCTGGTCGGCGCGCTCGTGTTCGGGGTGAGTGCCGCCCTTCTCTACCTCACCTCCACGCTCTACCACGCCCTCACCCCCGTTCGTGCCAAGCAGATTTTCCGGGTGCTCGATCACGGCGCGATCTACGTGCTCATTGCCGGCACGTACACGCCGTTCATGCTTGGCGTCCTCCGCGGCCCCATCGGCTGGTCACTGCTGGGCGCGATCTGGGTGCTGGCCATCTTTGGCATCGTCCTCAAGGCACGGGGCGGCATCCGGTACCCGCGCTTCTCGACCGCGCTCTACCTGGGGATGGGATGGCTCATCATTGTCGCGGCCAAGCCCTTCCTGGAGGCCGTCCCGGTCCCGGGCCTGCTCTGGCTGGCCGCCGGGGGCCTCGCGTACACCGCCGGCGTCGGCTTCTATGCCGCGAGCCGCCTCCCCTACCGGCACTTTGTCTGGCATCTCTTCGTGCTGGCCGGCACCGCCTGCCACGTGGTGGCGGTGCTCAGATACGCCGCATGA
- a CDS encoding antibiotic biosynthesis monooxygenase, producing the protein MSSHVSWMLVLDLQPGREAEFRALMNDMVTATKNDEPGALDYEWSLSADGKRCHLFERYVDSAATMVHLGNFGSKYAERFMAILTPVSFTIYGTPDATVKGALASFQPAYMQAVGGFSR; encoded by the coding sequence ATGAGCAGTCATGTATCCTGGATGCTGGTCCTCGATCTGCAGCCCGGCCGCGAAGCGGAGTTTCGCGCGCTGATGAACGACATGGTGACCGCCACCAAGAACGATGAACCGGGGGCGCTCGACTATGAATGGAGCCTGTCGGCCGACGGCAAGCGGTGTCACCTGTTCGAGCGCTACGTCGATTCGGCGGCCACCATGGTGCACCTTGGAAATTTCGGATCGAAGTATGCCGAGCGGTTCATGGCCATCCTCACCCCGGTGAGCTTCACGATCTACGGAACACCCGATGCCACCGTGAAGGGGGCGCTCGCCAGCTTCCAGCCGGCCTACATGCAAGCGGTCGGCGGCTTCAGCCGGTAG
- a CDS encoding peptidylprolyl isomerase — protein MTRGAHRMLRARWLIGLLVLGPALPRLAAQTQPLPSQLPLTRAAPDSFLVTFETTKGSVVLKAHRDWSPLGVDRLYHLAMGHYYDGVVIYRVGPTASFQGGYVVQFGVGNSAAANQAWDSTGIPDEPVRHPNGTGTVGFARAGPDSRTVELAINLTPNTSLDTVSYEGVVGFPPIAEVVEGMPALESLNRQYGNAPLQQWDSIMAAGRAYLDRAYPGLDRILSVSVTKTWGE, from the coding sequence ATGACCCGGGGCGCGCACCGGATGCTCCGCGCACGCTGGCTGATTGGATTGCTGGTCCTTGGGCCCGCGCTCCCACGCCTCGCGGCACAGACCCAGCCCCTGCCCTCCCAGCTCCCCCTGACCCGCGCGGCGCCCGACAGCTTCCTGGTCACCTTCGAGACGACCAAGGGATCGGTCGTGCTGAAGGCGCACCGCGACTGGTCGCCGCTCGGCGTCGACCGGCTCTACCACCTCGCCATGGGCCACTACTACGACGGTGTGGTCATCTACCGGGTCGGGCCGACCGCCAGCTTCCAGGGTGGGTATGTGGTGCAGTTCGGCGTCGGGAACAGCGCAGCGGCCAACCAGGCCTGGGACAGCACCGGCATTCCGGATGAACCGGTCCGGCACCCGAACGGCACGGGGACAGTCGGCTTCGCCCGCGCCGGGCCCGACTCGCGCACGGTGGAGCTCGCCATCAACCTCACCCCGAACACCAGCCTTGATACCGTCAGCTACGAGGGGGTGGTCGGATTCCCACCGATCGCAGAGGTGGTGGAAGGGATGCCGGCGCTCGAGTCGCTGAATCGGCAGTACGGGAACGCCCCCCTGCAGCAGTGGGACTCGATCATGGCCGCCGGCCGCGCCTACCTCGACCGGGCCTATCCGGGATTGGATCGAATACTCTCGGTCTCCGTGACGAAGACCTGGGGTGAGTGA
- the katG gene encoding catalase/peroxidase HPI, producing MKDNSSTTAGKCPVMHSGSLATTAGGQSNRDWWPRQLNLAMLHQNPPAGDPMGTGFKYSDEFKKLDLEALKQDLFKLMTTSQDWWPADYGHYGPLFIRMAWHSAGTYRIGDGRGGAGSGTQRFAPLNSWPDNGNLDKARRLLWPIKQKYGKQISWADLMVFAGNCAIESMGLKPFGFGGGREDVWEPEQDIYWGAEAEWLGDKRYAGDRELENPLAAVQMGLIYVNPEGPNGTPDPLGSARDIRETFARMAMDDEETVALTAGGHTFGKTHGAGDPALVGPEPEGASIEEQGLGWKNSFGTGKGDDTTTSGLEGAWTPTPTQWDNSYFDTLFGYEWELTKSPAGAHQWKPKDPAAATTVPDAHDPSKRHAPMMSTADMAMREDPVYRKISKRFHENPDQLADAFARAWYKLTHRDMGPRSRYLGALVPKEELIWQDPIPAVDHPLIDAKDIAALKGKILASGLPISQLVATAWGSASTFRGSDKRGGANGARIRLAPQKKWDVNEPAKLAHALEIYETIQTEFNGAQKGGKRVSLADLIVLGGCAAVEAAAKKAGVEVAVPFTPGRMDASQEQTEVASFDVLEPKADGFRNYQKAAYAVTAEELLVDRAQLLTLTAPEMTVLVGGMRVLNANVGQSKQGVFTDRPETLTNDFFVNLLDMGTTWKATSDTKDAFEGRDRTTGKVKWTATRVDLVFGSNSQLRALAEVYAADDAKEKFVRDFVAAWTKVMDLDRFDLA from the coding sequence ATGAAGGACAATTCATCCACGACCGCGGGCAAGTGCCCGGTCATGCACAGTGGCAGTCTGGCGACGACGGCTGGCGGCCAGTCCAACCGCGACTGGTGGCCCAGGCAGCTCAACCTCGCGATGCTCCACCAGAACCCGCCCGCGGGCGACCCCATGGGGACGGGCTTCAAGTACTCCGACGAGTTCAAGAAGCTCGACCTCGAGGCCCTGAAGCAGGACCTGTTCAAGCTGATGACCACGTCGCAGGACTGGTGGCCGGCCGACTACGGGCACTACGGGCCGCTCTTCATTCGCATGGCGTGGCACAGTGCCGGTACCTACCGCATCGGCGACGGCCGCGGCGGCGCCGGTTCAGGGACGCAGCGCTTTGCCCCCCTCAACAGCTGGCCCGACAACGGCAACCTCGACAAGGCACGCCGGCTGCTCTGGCCGATCAAGCAGAAGTATGGCAAGCAGATTTCCTGGGCCGACCTGATGGTCTTTGCCGGCAACTGCGCCATCGAGTCGATGGGGCTCAAGCCCTTCGGCTTCGGCGGCGGCCGCGAGGACGTCTGGGAGCCCGAGCAGGACATCTATTGGGGCGCCGAAGCGGAATGGCTGGGCGACAAGCGCTACGCCGGCGACCGCGAACTCGAGAACCCGCTGGCCGCGGTGCAGATGGGGCTCATCTATGTGAACCCGGAAGGCCCGAACGGGACTCCCGATCCGCTCGGGTCCGCCCGCGACATCCGCGAAACGTTCGCCCGGATGGCGATGGACGATGAGGAGACCGTGGCGCTGACCGCCGGCGGGCACACCTTCGGCAAGACCCACGGCGCGGGCGATCCGGCCCTGGTGGGACCCGAGCCGGAGGGGGCCAGCATCGAGGAGCAGGGGCTGGGCTGGAAGAACAGCTTCGGCACCGGCAAGGGCGATGACACGACCACCAGCGGCCTGGAAGGGGCGTGGACGCCGACGCCGACGCAGTGGGACAACAGCTATTTCGACACGCTCTTCGGCTATGAGTGGGAGCTGACGAAGAGCCCGGCCGGCGCGCACCAGTGGAAGCCGAAGGATCCCGCCGCGGCGACGACCGTGCCGGACGCGCACGACCCGTCGAAGCGGCATGCCCCGATGATGTCCACGGCCGACATGGCGATGCGGGAAGACCCGGTCTACCGGAAAATCTCCAAGCGCTTTCACGAGAACCCCGACCAGCTGGCGGACGCGTTCGCCCGGGCGTGGTACAAGCTCACGCACCGCGACATGGGGCCACGTTCCCGCTACCTCGGCGCGCTGGTGCCCAAGGAGGAGCTGATCTGGCAGGATCCCATCCCCGCGGTCGATCACCCGCTGATCGACGCCAAGGACATCGCGGCGCTCAAGGGCAAGATCCTCGCGTCGGGTCTGCCCATCTCGCAGCTCGTCGCGACCGCCTGGGGGTCGGCCTCCACCTTCCGCGGCTCCGACAAGCGCGGCGGGGCCAACGGCGCTCGTATCCGTCTGGCGCCGCAGAAGAAGTGGGACGTGAACGAGCCAGCCAAGCTGGCCCACGCCCTCGAGATCTACGAGACGATCCAGACGGAGTTCAACGGCGCGCAGAAGGGCGGGAAGCGGGTGTCCCTGGCCGACCTGATCGTGCTGGGCGGGTGCGCCGCCGTCGAGGCCGCCGCGAAGAAGGCCGGTGTCGAGGTGGCGGTGCCGTTCACGCCGGGACGCATGGATGCCTCGCAGGAGCAGACGGAGGTGGCCTCGTTCGACGTCCTCGAGCCCAAGGCCGACGGGTTCCGCAACTACCAGAAGGCTGCCTATGCCGTCACGGCTGAGGAGTTGCTGGTCGACAGGGCGCAGCTCCTGACCCTGACCGCCCCCGAAATGACGGTATTGGTCGGCGGCATGCGCGTCCTCAACGCGAATGTCGGGCAGTCGAAGCAGGGTGTCTTCACCGACCGTCCCGAGACGCTGACCAACGACTTCTTCGTGAACCTGCTCGACATGGGCACCACGTGGAAGGCGACCTCCGACACCAAGGACGCGTTCGAAGGTCGTGACCGGACGACGGGCAAGGTGAAGTGGACCGCCACGCGGGTGGACCTCGTCTTCGGGTCCAACTCGCAACTCCGGGCGCTGGCGGAGGTCTATGCCGCCGACGATGCGAAGGAGAAGTTCGTGCGGGACTTCGTGGCGGCGTGGACCAAGGTGATGGACCTGGATCGGTTCGACCTGGCCTGA
- a CDS encoding nuclear transport factor 2 family protein, whose protein sequence is MRVIARTTALLTTLVLVGACAPKGPTPEAMVAAANAVDQAFLDAFNAGDANALMATYWNSPELVNIGLAGMGGLGWDEAKAEWEITMASMPGAQLAFDNPQNIPQGDVVLGWGNWTLTIPTGDGTAMVLQGRYSDVKAMRDGKWVYVMDHASVPMPPAPEAP, encoded by the coding sequence ATGCGCGTAATCGCCCGCACCACCGCCCTCCTCACCACCCTCGTGCTGGTCGGGGCCTGCGCCCCCAAGGGGCCGACCCCCGAGGCCATGGTGGCCGCGGCCAACGCCGTCGACCAGGCGTTCCTCGACGCCTTCAACGCGGGCGACGCAAACGCGCTGATGGCCACCTACTGGAACAGCCCGGAACTGGTCAACATCGGGCTGGCCGGCATGGGCGGCCTGGGCTGGGACGAGGCGAAGGCGGAGTGGGAAATCACCATGGCCTCGATGCCGGGCGCGCAGCTGGCGTTCGACAACCCGCAGAATATCCCCCAGGGCGACGTGGTCCTCGGCTGGGGCAACTGGACCCTGACCATCCCGACTGGCGATGGCACCGCCATGGTGCTCCAGGGCCGGTATTCTGACGTGAAGGCGATGCGCGACGGGAAGTGGGTCTACGTCATGGACCACGCGTCTGTTCCGATGCCGCCGGCACCCGAGGCGCCGTGA
- a CDS encoding APC family permease, translated as MNVSPGDSSSSGGVSLLGAMAIGIGGMVGGGIFAVLGLATVLAGGATPLAFLIGGGVALLTAYSYARLSVAFPSSGGTIIFIDKAFGINWCTGSANNLLWIGYVLTLALYAVAFGNYAATFLPQGQHTVLASKLLVSLGILAPTLINLFSAKIVARSETLVVVLKLAILVLVVVFGFGSIDPSRLAPATWKPLVQVASAGMIIFVAYEGFELIANTAASVRNYRTTLPRAYYGSVLVVIVLYVLIAMVVVGSLPADRIAAAQDFALAEAATPSLGQLGFTLVGLTAVLATFSAINSTLYGAARLSYSIATEGELPVALEHKVWNQPVGLLLTAGAALLLAISVDLASISTMASASFLMIFALVNLANFRTAREIGSSRLIALAGVLACSMALVALLSHTWQQRPWRLLGLLGLVGLAVAIEGSYVLFLRETGRTRRVAHPDKRAASRKPTD; from the coding sequence GTGAACGTTTCCCCAGGTGACAGCAGCTCCAGCGGAGGGGTTTCCCTGCTCGGCGCCATGGCCATCGGCATCGGCGGCATGGTGGGCGGTGGCATTTTCGCGGTGCTCGGGCTTGCCACCGTGCTGGCCGGCGGCGCCACTCCGCTCGCCTTCCTGATCGGCGGTGGGGTCGCCCTGCTCACGGCCTATTCCTATGCCCGACTCTCGGTGGCGTTCCCCAGCAGTGGGGGAACCATCATCTTCATCGACAAGGCGTTTGGCATCAACTGGTGCACGGGGTCGGCGAACAACCTGCTCTGGATCGGCTACGTCCTCACGCTGGCACTCTATGCGGTGGCGTTCGGCAACTATGCCGCCACGTTCTTGCCGCAGGGCCAGCACACCGTCCTCGCCAGCAAGCTCCTCGTCTCCCTCGGCATCCTGGCGCCCACCCTGATCAACCTCTTCAGCGCCAAGATCGTGGCCCGGAGCGAGACGCTGGTCGTCGTGCTCAAGCTGGCCATCCTCGTGCTCGTGGTGGTGTTCGGATTCGGCAGCATCGACCCGTCCCGCCTGGCACCGGCTACCTGGAAGCCCCTGGTCCAGGTGGCCAGCGCCGGCATGATCATCTTCGTGGCCTATGAGGGATTCGAGCTGATCGCGAACACCGCGGCATCGGTGCGCAACTACAGGACCACCCTGCCCCGGGCCTACTACGGCTCGGTCCTGGTCGTCATCGTGCTCTATGTCCTGATTGCGATGGTCGTGGTCGGCTCACTGCCAGCCGATCGGATCGCCGCCGCGCAGGACTTCGCCCTTGCCGAGGCGGCGACGCCGTCCCTCGGACAGCTCGGCTTCACTTTGGTGGGACTGACGGCCGTACTGGCCACCTTTTCGGCGATCAACTCCACCCTCTATGGCGCCGCGCGACTCAGCTATTCAATAGCCACCGAAGGCGAGCTCCCGGTTGCGCTGGAGCACAAGGTGTGGAACCAGCCGGTGGGCCTCCTCCTGACGGCCGGCGCCGCCCTCCTGCTCGCGATCAGCGTGGACCTGGCCAGCATCTCGACGATGGCCAGCGCGAGCTTTCTCATGATCTTTGCGCTGGTCAACCTTGCGAACTTCAGGACGGCTCGGGAGATTGGCAGCAGCCGGCTCATCGCGCTCGCCGGCGTGCTGGCATGCAGCATGGCCCTGGTCGCGCTCCTCTCGCACACCTGGCAGCAGCGACCTTGGCGGTTGCTTGGCCTGCTGGGCCTGGTCGGACTTGCGGTGGCCATCGAGGGATCGTATGTGCTGTTCCTGAGGGAAACCGGCAGGACCCGCCGGGTCGCGCACCCCGACAAGCGCGCCGCGTCCCGCAAGCCGACTGATTGA